From a single Lacerta agilis isolate rLacAgi1 chromosome 3, rLacAgi1.pri, whole genome shotgun sequence genomic region:
- the RNASET2 gene encoding ribonuclease T2 isoform X2 — MLLLHQLSSSALAKQSPKRSMNPITPYCLFVGCFWLAIFGGTATHELEDSDAHPHKWEMLYLVHQWPVTVCKMNEHDCKEDPLLYWTIHGLWPDKAEDCNRTWHFDLSELQDLMGDMKKYWPDVLHPNHTFFWKHEWEKHGTCAAMLESLNSEEKYFSKALELYKRIDLNSYLSKVGITPGSTSYQLAAIRDALTDVYGVTPKIQCLPAEEGHIQIIGQMKFCITKEFTMRNCTEPKTDSSPAPEDHFYHTEDLEICNDTLTYYPSHLHN, encoded by the exons ATGCTGCTGTTGCACCAGCTTTCTAGTTCAGCTCTTGCAAAGCAG TCACCAAAAAGGAGCATGAATCCTATTACTCCatactgtttgtttgttgggTGCTTTTGGCTTGCTATCTTTGGTGGGACTGCTACACATGAGTTGGAGGATTC TGATGCTCATCCTCATAAGTGGGAAATGTTGTACCTTGTGCATCAGTGGCCAGTGACAGTATGTAAG ATGAATGAACATGATTGCAAAGAAGATCCACTATTGTACTGGACAATCCATGGACTCTG GCCTGATAAAGCAGAAGACTGTAATAGAACTTGGCACTTTGACTTATCTGAACTTCAG GATCTCATGGGTGACATGAAGAAATATTGGCCAGATGTGCTTCATCCAAACCATACCTTTTTCTG GAAGCATGAATGGGAGAAACATGGGACTTGTGCTGCTATGCTGGAATCCCTTAATTCTGAGGAAAAGTACTTTAGTAAAGCTCTGGAGCTCTATAAAAGAATTGATCTTAACAG TTATCTCTCGAAAGTTGGGATAACACCAGGCAGTACCAGCTACCAG CTGGCAGCCATCAGAGATGCTCTCACAGATGTTTATGGTGTAACACCAAAGATTCAGTGTCTTCCTGCAGAAGAG GGTCATATACAGATAATTGGCCAGATGAAATTCTGTATCACCAAGGAGTTTACCATGAGAAACTGTACAGAGCCAAAGACTGATTCCTCTCCTGCCCCTGAGGATCATTTCTACCATACGGAAGATTTGGAAATATGCAATGATACACTGACATATTATCCTTCACATCTGCACAATTGA
- the RNASET2 gene encoding ribonuclease T2 isoform X3: MNPITPYCLFVGCFWLAIFGGTATHELEDSDAHPHKWEMLYLVHQWPVTVCKMNEHDCKEDPLLYWTIHGLWPDKAEDCNRTWHFDLSELQDLMGDMKKYWPDVLHPNHTFFWKHEWEKHGTCAAMLESLNSEEKYFSKALELYKRIDLNSYLSKVGITPGSTSYQLAAIRDALTDVYGVTPKIQCLPAEEGHIQIIGQMKFCITKEFTMRNCTEPKTDSSPAPEDHFYHTEDLEICNDTLTYYPSHLHN; encoded by the exons ATGAATCCTATTACTCCatactgtttgtttgttgggTGCTTTTGGCTTGCTATCTTTGGTGGGACTGCTACACATGAGTTGGAGGATTC TGATGCTCATCCTCATAAGTGGGAAATGTTGTACCTTGTGCATCAGTGGCCAGTGACAGTATGTAAG ATGAATGAACATGATTGCAAAGAAGATCCACTATTGTACTGGACAATCCATGGACTCTG GCCTGATAAAGCAGAAGACTGTAATAGAACTTGGCACTTTGACTTATCTGAACTTCAG GATCTCATGGGTGACATGAAGAAATATTGGCCAGATGTGCTTCATCCAAACCATACCTTTTTCTG GAAGCATGAATGGGAGAAACATGGGACTTGTGCTGCTATGCTGGAATCCCTTAATTCTGAGGAAAAGTACTTTAGTAAAGCTCTGGAGCTCTATAAAAGAATTGATCTTAACAG TTATCTCTCGAAAGTTGGGATAACACCAGGCAGTACCAGCTACCAG CTGGCAGCCATCAGAGATGCTCTCACAGATGTTTATGGTGTAACACCAAAGATTCAGTGTCTTCCTGCAGAAGAG GGTCATATACAGATAATTGGCCAGATGAAATTCTGTATCACCAAGGAGTTTACCATGAGAAACTGTACAGAGCCAAAGACTGATTCCTCTCCTGCCCCTGAGGATCATTTCTACCATACGGAAGATTTGGAAATATGCAATGATACACTGACATATTATCCTTCACATCTGCACAATTGA
- the RNASET2 gene encoding ribonuclease T2 isoform X1 has translation MLLLHQLSSSALAKQVQKQPVKLSPKRSMNPITPYCLFVGCFWLAIFGGTATHELEDSDAHPHKWEMLYLVHQWPVTVCKMNEHDCKEDPLLYWTIHGLWPDKAEDCNRTWHFDLSELQDLMGDMKKYWPDVLHPNHTFFWKHEWEKHGTCAAMLESLNSEEKYFSKALELYKRIDLNSYLSKVGITPGSTSYQLAAIRDALTDVYGVTPKIQCLPAEEGHIQIIGQMKFCITKEFTMRNCTEPKTDSSPAPEDHFYHTEDLEICNDTLTYYPSHLHN, from the exons ATGCTGCTGTTGCACCAGCTTTCTAGTTCAGCTCTTGCAAAGCAGGTACAAAAACAACCGGTTAAACTT TCACCAAAAAGGAGCATGAATCCTATTACTCCatactgtttgtttgttgggTGCTTTTGGCTTGCTATCTTTGGTGGGACTGCTACACATGAGTTGGAGGATTC TGATGCTCATCCTCATAAGTGGGAAATGTTGTACCTTGTGCATCAGTGGCCAGTGACAGTATGTAAG ATGAATGAACATGATTGCAAAGAAGATCCACTATTGTACTGGACAATCCATGGACTCTG GCCTGATAAAGCAGAAGACTGTAATAGAACTTGGCACTTTGACTTATCTGAACTTCAG GATCTCATGGGTGACATGAAGAAATATTGGCCAGATGTGCTTCATCCAAACCATACCTTTTTCTG GAAGCATGAATGGGAGAAACATGGGACTTGTGCTGCTATGCTGGAATCCCTTAATTCTGAGGAAAAGTACTTTAGTAAAGCTCTGGAGCTCTATAAAAGAATTGATCTTAACAG TTATCTCTCGAAAGTTGGGATAACACCAGGCAGTACCAGCTACCAG CTGGCAGCCATCAGAGATGCTCTCACAGATGTTTATGGTGTAACACCAAAGATTCAGTGTCTTCCTGCAGAAGAG GGTCATATACAGATAATTGGCCAGATGAAATTCTGTATCACCAAGGAGTTTACCATGAGAAACTGTACAGAGCCAAAGACTGATTCCTCTCCTGCCCCTGAGGATCATTTCTACCATACGGAAGATTTGGAAATATGCAATGATACACTGACATATTATCCTTCACATCTGCACAATTGA
- the CEP43 gene encoding FGFR1 oncogene partner isoform X1: MATATEEDTELRDLLVQTLETSGVLNKIKAELRAAVFLALEEQEKVENKTPLVNESLKKFLNTKDGRLVASLVAEFLQFFNLDFTLAVFQPESSTLNGLEARENLARDLGIIEAKATKEGPLLLEVIRRCQQKKGVSNFGEVAPIISDGIHSPPKSSDGRSNIHSLPSKIPRYKGHRKQKWCLDTTEQVTGTSHSDTSILSGEAKSKGSIHFLPNETKLISQPNKDTDTKEKNNLAVEDDAEGDSFFDDPIPKPEQPYDWKNDSIKEGNASLSDVPPIKTGLSSLSGAPPLKKSDNANSILKEVKMMNSKFGSLELGDEDEYADDFNSTSHRSEKSEASIGEEIDDISVELDDFNTSDKLEDFTQDFTISQLSGEADYLEDVA; encoded by the exons ATGGCGACCGCGACGGAGGAAGACACGGAGCTGAGGGATCTCCTCGTGCAGACGCTCGAGACGAGCGGGGTGCTGAATAAAATCAAG GCAGAATTGCGAGCAGCTGTATTTTTAGCACTAGAAGAGCAAGAGAAAGTAGAG AACAAAACACCACTGGTAAATGAAAGTTTGAAAAAGTTTTTAAATACAAAAGATG GTCGATTGGTGGCTAGTCTGGTTGCTGAATTTCTTCAGTTCTTCAATCTTGATTTTACTTTGGCTGTCTTTCAGCCTGAATCAAGCACA TTAAATGGGCTTGAGGCTCGAGAGAATTTAGCACGGGACTTGGGAATTATAGAAGCTAAAGCTACAAAAGAAGGGCCCTTACTGCTGGAAGTGATCAGAAGATGCCAGCAGAAGAAGGGAGTGTCTAACTTTGGAGAG GTAGCCCCTATAATATCTGATGGTATACATTCTCCTCCAAAATCATCAGATGGAAGATCTAACATACACTCATTGCCAAGTAAG ATACCAAGGTATAAAGGACATCGTAAACAGAAATGGTGCTTGGACACAACTGAGCAG gttaCTGGAACAAGTCATAGCGATACAAGCATCTTGTCTGGAGAAGCAAAGAGTAAAGGCAGCATTCACTTCTTACCCAATGAAACAAAACTAATTTCTCAACCAAACAAAGATACAGATACCAAAGAAAAGAATAATCTAGCAGTAGAAGATGATGCAGAGGGAGATTCCTTCTTTGATGATCCCATACCAAAACCAGAACAACCGTATGACTG gaagaatgACTCTATCAAGGAAGGAAATGCTTCTCTTTCTGATGTACCACCTATAAAGACTGGTCTGAGCTCTTTGTCTGGAGCACCTCCTCTAAAAAAGTCTGACA ATGCAAACTCAATTTTGAAAGAGGTAAAGATGATGAATTCTAAATTTGGATCACTTGAACTAG GGGATGAAGATGAATATGCTGATGACTTCAATAG TACTAGTCATCGGTCAGAGAAAAGTGAAGCCAGCATTGGTGAAGAAATAGATGATATTTCTGTGGAATTAGATGACTTCAATACTAGTGATAAA CTTGAAGACTTCACACAAGATTTCACCATTTCTCAGTTAAGTGGTGAAGCAGATTACTTAGAGGATGTTGCATGA
- the CEP43 gene encoding FGFR1 oncogene partner isoform X3 — MATATEEDTELRDLLVQTLETSGVLNKIKAELRAAVFLALEEQEKVENKTPLVNESLKKFLNTKDGRLVASLVAEFLQFFNLDFTLAVFQPESSTLNGLEARENLARDLGIIEAKATKEGPLLLEVIRRCQQKKGVSNFGEVAPIISDGIHSPPKSSDGRSNIHSLPSKVTGTSHSDTSILSGEAKSKGSIHFLPNETKLISQPNKDTDTKEKNNLAVEDDAEGDSFFDDPIPKPEQPYDWKNDSIKEGNASLSDVPPIKTGLSSLSGAPPLKKSDNANSILKEVKMMNSKFGSLELGDEDEYADDFNSTSHRSEKSEASIGEEIDDISVELDDFNTSDKLEDFTQDFTISQLSGEADYLEDVA, encoded by the exons ATGGCGACCGCGACGGAGGAAGACACGGAGCTGAGGGATCTCCTCGTGCAGACGCTCGAGACGAGCGGGGTGCTGAATAAAATCAAG GCAGAATTGCGAGCAGCTGTATTTTTAGCACTAGAAGAGCAAGAGAAAGTAGAG AACAAAACACCACTGGTAAATGAAAGTTTGAAAAAGTTTTTAAATACAAAAGATG GTCGATTGGTGGCTAGTCTGGTTGCTGAATTTCTTCAGTTCTTCAATCTTGATTTTACTTTGGCTGTCTTTCAGCCTGAATCAAGCACA TTAAATGGGCTTGAGGCTCGAGAGAATTTAGCACGGGACTTGGGAATTATAGAAGCTAAAGCTACAAAAGAAGGGCCCTTACTGCTGGAAGTGATCAGAAGATGCCAGCAGAAGAAGGGAGTGTCTAACTTTGGAGAG GTAGCCCCTATAATATCTGATGGTATACATTCTCCTCCAAAATCATCAGATGGAAGATCTAACATACACTCATTGCCAAGTAAG gttaCTGGAACAAGTCATAGCGATACAAGCATCTTGTCTGGAGAAGCAAAGAGTAAAGGCAGCATTCACTTCTTACCCAATGAAACAAAACTAATTTCTCAACCAAACAAAGATACAGATACCAAAGAAAAGAATAATCTAGCAGTAGAAGATGATGCAGAGGGAGATTCCTTCTTTGATGATCCCATACCAAAACCAGAACAACCGTATGACTG gaagaatgACTCTATCAAGGAAGGAAATGCTTCTCTTTCTGATGTACCACCTATAAAGACTGGTCTGAGCTCTTTGTCTGGAGCACCTCCTCTAAAAAAGTCTGACA ATGCAAACTCAATTTTGAAAGAGGTAAAGATGATGAATTCTAAATTTGGATCACTTGAACTAG GGGATGAAGATGAATATGCTGATGACTTCAATAG TACTAGTCATCGGTCAGAGAAAAGTGAAGCCAGCATTGGTGAAGAAATAGATGATATTTCTGTGGAATTAGATGACTTCAATACTAGTGATAAA CTTGAAGACTTCACACAAGATTTCACCATTTCTCAGTTAAGTGGTGAAGCAGATTACTTAGAGGATGTTGCATGA
- the CEP43 gene encoding FGFR1 oncogene partner isoform X2, with product MATATEEDTELRDLLVQTLETSGVLNKIKAELRAAVFLALEEQEKVENKTPLVNESLKKFLNTKDGRLVASLVAEFLQFFNLDFTLAVFQPESSTLNGLEARENLARDLGIIEAKATKEGPLLLEVIRRCQQKKGVSNFGEVAPIISDGIHSPPKSSDGRSNIHSLPSKIPRYKGHRKQKWCLDTTEQVTGTSHSDTSILSGEAKSKGSIHFLPNETKLISQPNKDTDTKEKNNLAVEDDAEGDSFFDDPIPKPEQPKNDSIKEGNASLSDVPPIKTGLSSLSGAPPLKKSDNANSILKEVKMMNSKFGSLELGDEDEYADDFNSTSHRSEKSEASIGEEIDDISVELDDFNTSDKLEDFTQDFTISQLSGEADYLEDVA from the exons ATGGCGACCGCGACGGAGGAAGACACGGAGCTGAGGGATCTCCTCGTGCAGACGCTCGAGACGAGCGGGGTGCTGAATAAAATCAAG GCAGAATTGCGAGCAGCTGTATTTTTAGCACTAGAAGAGCAAGAGAAAGTAGAG AACAAAACACCACTGGTAAATGAAAGTTTGAAAAAGTTTTTAAATACAAAAGATG GTCGATTGGTGGCTAGTCTGGTTGCTGAATTTCTTCAGTTCTTCAATCTTGATTTTACTTTGGCTGTCTTTCAGCCTGAATCAAGCACA TTAAATGGGCTTGAGGCTCGAGAGAATTTAGCACGGGACTTGGGAATTATAGAAGCTAAAGCTACAAAAGAAGGGCCCTTACTGCTGGAAGTGATCAGAAGATGCCAGCAGAAGAAGGGAGTGTCTAACTTTGGAGAG GTAGCCCCTATAATATCTGATGGTATACATTCTCCTCCAAAATCATCAGATGGAAGATCTAACATACACTCATTGCCAAGTAAG ATACCAAGGTATAAAGGACATCGTAAACAGAAATGGTGCTTGGACACAACTGAGCAG gttaCTGGAACAAGTCATAGCGATACAAGCATCTTGTCTGGAGAAGCAAAGAGTAAAGGCAGCATTCACTTCTTACCCAATGAAACAAAACTAATTTCTCAACCAAACAAAGATACAGATACCAAAGAAAAGAATAATCTAGCAGTAGAAGATGATGCAGAGGGAGATTCCTTCTTTGATGATCCCATACCAAAACCAGAACAACC gaagaatgACTCTATCAAGGAAGGAAATGCTTCTCTTTCTGATGTACCACCTATAAAGACTGGTCTGAGCTCTTTGTCTGGAGCACCTCCTCTAAAAAAGTCTGACA ATGCAAACTCAATTTTGAAAGAGGTAAAGATGATGAATTCTAAATTTGGATCACTTGAACTAG GGGATGAAGATGAATATGCTGATGACTTCAATAG TACTAGTCATCGGTCAGAGAAAAGTGAAGCCAGCATTGGTGAAGAAATAGATGATATTTCTGTGGAATTAGATGACTTCAATACTAGTGATAAA CTTGAAGACTTCACACAAGATTTCACCATTTCTCAGTTAAGTGGTGAAGCAGATTACTTAGAGGATGTTGCATGA